Proteins from a genomic interval of Triplophysa dalaica isolate WHDGS20190420 chromosome 21, ASM1584641v1, whole genome shotgun sequence:
- the zgpat gene encoding zinc finger CCCH-type with G patch domain-containing protein, whose product MDESSLEEAIKTYSAQLQQVEVALAAGLGSAEQADLLKLKDDLQQLIELTESSLVSVKKSLLLASLEDHFTNQSVSSVTHETYKENTLGDEFAAFYSELTENPAEMRQNSEPDEEQEENGVEQEDLSGTKVQAPYRTSWGTLEYHNAMVVCPEEPEGDEARVRVFFLHPTNKSMKACGFYLEDKCRFLDNCRYSHGEVVCVSELRDFLEADISNMESGSACLAKHEDGIWYPARISEIEGGFYTVKFNSLLLKEAVLEADGVIPPLRQDDSSSSDSEDDSDQCDGGYAKVFASSKEEDMTKVNSAEFCGWEAHTRGIGSKLLLKMGYELGKGLGKTLSGRVEPVQAVVLPKGNSLDQCAELTQRKKVAAIVAKDNPASRKPKTKTKKASVSTRHNVFDFLNSKLSDEAQPVPHSSRSSVAGAEAYRGGKSTKRSLNVRLFQATEKVAQVEKEIQRLTESLRRRNGRDATVVSRIEEKLAASRNLLEQLKAQERSIQGEHKKADTHKKMTEF is encoded by the exons ATGGATGAAAGCAGCCTGGAAGAAGCTATCAAGACCTACAGCGCTCAGCTCCAGCAAGTGGAAGTGGCGTTGGCCGCTGGTCTGGGTTCAGCTGAGCAAGCTGATCTTCTAAAACTAAAGGATGATCTTCAGCAGCTCATTGAACTCACAGAATCCAGCTTGGTGTCTGTCAAAAAGAGCCTGTTGCTGGCATCCCTGGAGGATCACTTCACAAACCAAAGTGTCTCATCAGTTACTCATGAAACCTATAAGGAAAACACTCTTGGTGATGAGTTTGCTGCTTTCTACTCTGAACTGACAGAGAACCCTGCTGAGATGAGACAGAACAGTGAACCTGATGAAGAGCAGGAGGAGAACGGAGTGGAACAAGAGGATCTAAGTGGAACAAAAGTGCAAGCTCCGTATCGTACGTCGTGGGGAACGTTAGAGTACCACAACGCCATGGTTGTCTGCCCCGAGGAGCCTGAAGGGGACGAGGCTCGAGTCAGAGTGTTTTTTCTTCATCCCACCAACAAATCAATGAAAGCCTGTGGCTTCTACCTAGAGGACAAATGTCGTTTCTTGGACAACTGCAG GTACTCTCATGGTGAGGTGGTGTGTGTTTCTGAACTACGGGACTTCCTGGAGGCTGACATCAGTAACATGGAGTCAGGCTCTGCGTGTTTGGCCAAGCACGAAGATGGCATCTGGTACCCAGCCAGAATATCAG AAATTGAAGGTGGTTTTTACACAGTGAAATTTAACTCGCTCCTGTTGAAAGAGGCTGTGCTGGAGGCTGATGGAGTCATACCTCCTCTTCGTCAGGACGATTCTTCCTCATCGGACTCAGAGGATGATTCTGACCAGTGTGATGGTGGCTATGCTAAAG tgttcgCTTCATCTAAAGAGGAGGACATGACAAAAGTAAACAGTGCTGAGTTTTGCGGTTGGGAGGCTCATACGCGTGGCATCGGCTCCAAACTACTGCTAAAAATGGGTTATGAGCTTGGGAAAG GTTTGGGGAAAACACTGTCTGGTCGAGTAGAGCCAGTTCAGGCAGTCGTTCTTCCAAAAGGCAATTCACTGGACCAGTGTGCCGAATTAACTCAGAGAAAAAAAGTAGCTGCAATCGTAGCTAAGGATAACCCAGCGTCCCGTAAACCAAAGACTAAAACGAAAAAGGCCTCTGTGTCGACACGACATAACGTTTTTGACTTTTTGAACTCCAAACTTAGCGATGAAGCTCAACCTGTGCCTCATTCATCAAGGTCATCTGTCGCTGGTGCTGAGGCCTACAGGGGGGGAAAAAGCACCAAGCGCTCCCTAAATGTTCGTCTGTTCCAGGCCACAGAAAAAGTAGCTCAGGTGGAGAAAGAAATTCAGCGGCTCACAGAGTCTCTCCGCAGACGAAATGGAAG GGATGCTACAGTGGTCAGTCGAATAGAGGAGAAGCTCGCCGCATCTCGAAACTTGCTGGAGCAGCTGAAGGCACAGGAGCGGTCAATCCAGGGAGAACATAAGaaagcagacacacacaagaAAATGACTGAATTctga
- the rtel1 gene encoding regulator of telomere elongation helicase 1 isoform X1, which yields MPLLKLRGVNVDFPFTPYPCQEDYMSKVIECLQDKVNGVLESPTGTGKTLCLLCSTLGWRDNFKDTISARKIAERLGGAEMFSDRPMSSWGTSATDGDTPTYYSDIPKIIYASRTHSQLTQVIAELKNTSYRPKICVLGSREQLCINQEVMKHESNHIKVHMCRAKVSTRSCMFYNNVDEKSTDKDILNSILDVEDLVKIGKKQKVCPYYLSRSLKQHADIIFMPYNYLLDPKSRRAHNIELKGAVVIFDEAHNVEKMCEESTSFDVTPYDLISAIEAVDRILREQTSEISKTESAEDFNVESLNSGLKLDLNTIAKIKQILMDLESSINGFEMPGNNQGITKPGSFIYELFQMAHVNFETKTAVVEAMDQITGYLAGKPGVFLNTSGLQKVADIIQLVFAAEPPEGGKKPQTADTMKQFKVHIHPDTSSFKKKQTADVWASSSTKKQGNVLSYWCFSPGFSMQELLRQEVRSVILTSGTLSPLSSFTCEMQIPFPVSLENPHVIQRDQIFVSIIDKGPDGVKLSTAFDRRFVPENMSSMGNTVVNLSRVVPHGLLVFFPSYPVMDKTMEFWRANGHADRIEHMKPIFIEPRGKGTFTEVIDGYYDKVNDPKSSGGSFFAVCRGKASEGLDFADTYGRGVVITGLPFPPRMDPRVVLKMQYLDEMCRNKTSGVKYLSGQEWYRQQASRAVNQAIGRVIRHRDDFGAIFLCDQRFKSTEARNQLPSWVRPYVQTYDSFGTMVRDVVQFFRTVQKNRPVPMKKGRVEGCKSQCPGSSRPVSNGWLSDPSQKAKAIDAHVPSLKRRKLDEHSGRDGTAKLCIQYEMEMTSKKKPVSLLDALEYSNNKGETEDSMVGEERASRLSTLSLQHDKRLDDESRGGKRKIKVVQERTTVVPSSAKTGKAFMIELKRCLSHENFKIIMVALQAYKATDDLNDLLTNVTEPLIQDPNTHSLLRGLYQFIRPHHKNEFDERCCGLTGEGCGYKPEHSLSREERETLRQNTVETSQVNPTGDQLNLSRQLNQGGSHMGTIQLNGGGGKIGVNVRNEEQKPQTSIKDGLSCSSFLSDIRQAIGAEKTRQMFLALQAYKTTNNYEQLVSTVVSLLTERDEDITLLTRLAVLIRPQHRTQFDELLKSLTGNDSATPQDSDRGASVQPSQASQLSAGKTQRKISSFFS from the exons ATGCCTCTTCTTAAATTGAGAGGAGTCAATGTGGACTTTCCATTCACTCCATACCCGTGCCAGGAGGACTACATGAGTAAAGTCATCGAGTGCCTGCAGGAT AAAGTAAATGGAGTTCTTGAAAGTCCCACTGGCACAGGTAAAACGCTTTGTCTGCTGTGTTCGACACTCGGGTGGAGAGACAACTTTAAAGACACCATCTCTGCCCGCAAGATTGCTGAAAGATTGGGAGGTGCTGAGATGTTCTCAGACAGACCAATGTCATCATGGGGAACTTCAGCCACGGACGGAGACACACCAA CTTACTACAGTGATATCCCCAAGATCATTTATGCATCCAGAACACATTCCCAGCTAACACAGGTCATAGCTGAGCTGAAGAACACATCATACAG GCCAAAGATTTGTGTTTTAGGATCTAGAGAGCAGCTTTGCATAAACCAGGAGGTGATGAAACATGAGAGCAACCACATTAAG GTCCACATGTGTAGAGCAAAAGTGTCGACACGCTCCTGTATGTTTTATAACAATGTTGATG AGAAAAGCACTGACAAGGACATCCTGAATTCTATACTTGATGTGGAGGATCTAGTGAAAATTGGCAAAAAGCAAAA agtttGTCCATACTACCTGTCACGTTCACTCAAACAACACGCTGATATCATCTTCATGCCCTACAACTACCTGCTTGATCCAAAG aGTCGAAGAGCACACAACATCGAGCTGAAAGGAGCTGTAGTTATTTTTGATGAAGCTCATAATGTA GAGAAAATGTGTGAGGAGTCTACCTCATTTGACGTCACACCATATGACCTGATATCTGCCATTGAGGCTGTGGATAGAATCCTGCGAGAACAAACATCAGAAATCAGCAAAACAGAATCTGCTGAGGATTTTAATGTGGAGTCACTAAACTCTG GATTAAAACTGGACCTTAATACAATTGCTAAAATAAAAC AAATTTTAATGGATCTGGAATCATCTATTAATGGTTTTGAGATGCCAGGAAATAATCAAGGTATAACCAAACCTGGCAG cTTCATTTATGAGCTTTTTCAGATGGCTCATGTGAACTTTGAGACTAAGACAGCTGTAGTGGAGGCCATGGATCAGATCACAGGATATTTAGCTGGAA AACCTGGTGTATTCCTGAATACCAGCGGACTCCAGAAAGTTGCAGATATTATACAG TTAGTGTTTGCAGCAGAACCTCCAGAGGGCGGCAAAAAACCACAGACAGCAGACACAATGAAGCAGTTTAAG GTTCACATTCATCCAGACACCAGCAGCTTCAAGAAAAAACAAACTGCCGATGTTTGGGCTTCATCCTCTACTAAAAAACAAG GGAATGTTCTGAGTTACTGGTGTTTCTCTCCGGGGTTCAGCATGCAGGAATTGCTCAGACAGGAAGTGCGCAGCGTCATTCTCACCAGCGGGACTCTCTCGCCGCTCTCATCATTCACCTgtgaaatgcaaat TCCTTTTCCCGTATCCCTGGAGAATCCTCACGTCATTCAGCGTGATCAGATCTTCGTCAGCATCATTGATAAAGGCCCAGACGGAGTGAAGTTGAGCACAGCGTTTGACAGGAG gtttgttcCTGAAAACATGTCTTCTATGGGAAACACTGTTG tcAATCTGTCAAGGGTGGTTCCTCATGGACTGCTGGTGTTTTTCCCCTCATATCCGGTCATGGACAAGACTATGGAGTTCTGGAGG GCTAATGGACATGCAGATCGCATTGAACACATGAAGCCCATATTTATAGAACCCAGGGGCAAAGGCACATTCACAGAG GTTATTGATGGTTACTATGATAAGGTGAACGACCCGAAATCCAGTGGAGGAAGCTTCTTCGCCGTGTGTAGAGGAAAG GCAAGCGAAGGGTTGGATTTTGCTGACACGTACGGTCGAGGGGTCGTGATCACTGGACTTCCTTTCCCCCCCAGAATGGATCCCAGAGTGGTGCTTAAGATGCAGTATTTGGACGAGATGTGCAGAAATAAAACCAGCGGAGTGAAG TATCTGTCTGGACAGGAGTGGTACAGACAGCAGGCGTCTCGAGCTGTCAATCAAGCTATAGGCAGAGTGATCCGCCACAGAGACGACTTCGGTGCCATCTTTCTCTGTGACCAAAG ATTCAAAAGCACAGAAGCCCGGAATCAGCTTCCTTCGTGGGTGAGACCGTACGTTCAAACATACGATAGCTTCGGTACCATGGTCCGCGATGTTGTTCAGTTCTTTCGCACTGTGCAGAAAAAC agaCCAGTGCCTATGAAAAAAGGAAGAGTGGAGGGGTGTAAGAGTCAGTGTCCAGGCTCCAGCCGTCCTGTTAGCAATGGCTGGCTCAGTGACCCCTCACAAAAGGCCAAAGCCATAGACGCGCACGTCCCCAGCTTAAAGAGGAGAAAATTGG ATGAGCATTCTGGACGTGATGGAACGGCCAAACTTTGCATTCAGTATGAGATGGAGATGACAAGTAAGAAGAAACCAGTCAGTTTGCTGGATGCCCTGGAGTACAGCAACAACAAAGGAGAGACAGAAGACAGTATGGTTGGAGAAGAAAGG GCGAGTCGCTTATCTACGCTCTCACTTCAGCATGACAAACGTCTAGATGATGAATCGAGGGGTGGGAAACGGAAAATTAAAGTAGTTCAAGAACGG ACAACAGTGGTTCCCAGTTCTGCTAAGACTGGTAAGGCCTTCATGATAGAGCTGAAAAGATGCTTAAGTCATGAGAACTTTAAGATCATCATGGTGGCGCTACAGGCGTACAAAGCAACAGACGACCTCAATGACCTTTTGACCAATGTGACTGAACCCCTCATACAAGACCctaacacacacagtctgtTAAGAG GTCTTTACCAGTTCATACGCCCGCACCATAAGAACGAATTTGATGAGCGTTGTTGCGGGTTAACGGGTGAAGGGTGTGGATATAAACCCGAACACTCGCTTTctagagaagagagagagactctcaGACAAAACACAG ttgaaACGTCACAGGTAAACCCAACCGGTGACCAGCTGAATTTGAGCCGACAGCTGAACCAAGGTGGTTCTCACATGGGAACCATACAACTGAATGGAGGGGGTGGTAAAATTGGAG TCAATGTGAGAAATGAAGAGCAGAAGCCCCAAACATCCATCAAAGATGGTCTGTCCTGCTCGTCTTTTCTGTCAGACATTAGACAGGCCATTGGTGCAGAGAAAACTCGACAGATGTTTTTAGCCCTGCAGGcgtacaaaacaacaaacaattatGAACAGTTGGTGTCAACCGTTGTGAGTTTattgacagagagagatgaagataTCACTCTACTAACAC GGTTAGCAGTGCTCATTCGACCGCAGCACAGGACACAGTTTGATGAGTTGTTAAAATCTTTGACTGGAAATGATTCTGCTACACCTCAGGATTCAGACAGGGGAGCATCTGTTCAACCAAGTCAAG CTTCCCAGTTATCTGCAGGAAAGACTCAAAGAAAGATATCATCCTTTTTCTCCTGA
- the rtel1 gene encoding regulator of telomere elongation helicase 1 isoform X2: MQCNKVNGVLESPTGTGKTLCLLCSTLGWRDNFKDTISARKIAERLGGAEMFSDRPMSSWGTSATDGDTPTYYSDIPKIIYASRTHSQLTQVIAELKNTSYRPKICVLGSREQLCINQEVMKHESNHIKVHMCRAKVSTRSCMFYNNVDEKSTDKDILNSILDVEDLVKIGKKQKVCPYYLSRSLKQHADIIFMPYNYLLDPKSRRAHNIELKGAVVIFDEAHNVEKMCEESTSFDVTPYDLISAIEAVDRILREQTSEISKTESAEDFNVESLNSGLKLDLNTIAKIKQILMDLESSINGFEMPGNNQGITKPGSFIYELFQMAHVNFETKTAVVEAMDQITGYLAGKPGVFLNTSGLQKVADIIQLVFAAEPPEGGKKPQTADTMKQFKVHIHPDTSSFKKKQTADVWASSSTKKQGNVLSYWCFSPGFSMQELLRQEVRSVILTSGTLSPLSSFTCEMQIPFPVSLENPHVIQRDQIFVSIIDKGPDGVKLSTAFDRRFVPENMSSMGNTVVNLSRVVPHGLLVFFPSYPVMDKTMEFWRANGHADRIEHMKPIFIEPRGKGTFTEVIDGYYDKVNDPKSSGGSFFAVCRGKASEGLDFADTYGRGVVITGLPFPPRMDPRVVLKMQYLDEMCRNKTSGVKYLSGQEWYRQQASRAVNQAIGRVIRHRDDFGAIFLCDQRFKSTEARNQLPSWVRPYVQTYDSFGTMVRDVVQFFRTVQKNRPVPMKKGRVEGCKSQCPGSSRPVSNGWLSDPSQKAKAIDAHVPSLKRRKLDEHSGRDGTAKLCIQYEMEMTSKKKPVSLLDALEYSNNKGETEDSMVGEERASRLSTLSLQHDKRLDDESRGGKRKIKVVQERTTVVPSSAKTGKAFMIELKRCLSHENFKIIMVALQAYKATDDLNDLLTNVTEPLIQDPNTHSLLRGLYQFIRPHHKNEFDERCCGLTGEGCGYKPEHSLSREERETLRQNTVETSQVNPTGDQLNLSRQLNQGGSHMGTIQLNGGGGKIGVNVRNEEQKPQTSIKDGLSCSSFLSDIRQAIGAEKTRQMFLALQAYKTTNNYEQLVSTVVSLLTERDEDITLLTRLAVLIRPQHRTQFDELLKSLTGNDSATPQDSDRGASVQPSQASQLSAGKTQRKISSFFS; this comes from the exons ATGCAGTGCAAT AAAGTAAATGGAGTTCTTGAAAGTCCCACTGGCACAGGTAAAACGCTTTGTCTGCTGTGTTCGACACTCGGGTGGAGAGACAACTTTAAAGACACCATCTCTGCCCGCAAGATTGCTGAAAGATTGGGAGGTGCTGAGATGTTCTCAGACAGACCAATGTCATCATGGGGAACTTCAGCCACGGACGGAGACACACCAA CTTACTACAGTGATATCCCCAAGATCATTTATGCATCCAGAACACATTCCCAGCTAACACAGGTCATAGCTGAGCTGAAGAACACATCATACAG GCCAAAGATTTGTGTTTTAGGATCTAGAGAGCAGCTTTGCATAAACCAGGAGGTGATGAAACATGAGAGCAACCACATTAAG GTCCACATGTGTAGAGCAAAAGTGTCGACACGCTCCTGTATGTTTTATAACAATGTTGATG AGAAAAGCACTGACAAGGACATCCTGAATTCTATACTTGATGTGGAGGATCTAGTGAAAATTGGCAAAAAGCAAAA agtttGTCCATACTACCTGTCACGTTCACTCAAACAACACGCTGATATCATCTTCATGCCCTACAACTACCTGCTTGATCCAAAG aGTCGAAGAGCACACAACATCGAGCTGAAAGGAGCTGTAGTTATTTTTGATGAAGCTCATAATGTA GAGAAAATGTGTGAGGAGTCTACCTCATTTGACGTCACACCATATGACCTGATATCTGCCATTGAGGCTGTGGATAGAATCCTGCGAGAACAAACATCAGAAATCAGCAAAACAGAATCTGCTGAGGATTTTAATGTGGAGTCACTAAACTCTG GATTAAAACTGGACCTTAATACAATTGCTAAAATAAAAC AAATTTTAATGGATCTGGAATCATCTATTAATGGTTTTGAGATGCCAGGAAATAATCAAGGTATAACCAAACCTGGCAG cTTCATTTATGAGCTTTTTCAGATGGCTCATGTGAACTTTGAGACTAAGACAGCTGTAGTGGAGGCCATGGATCAGATCACAGGATATTTAGCTGGAA AACCTGGTGTATTCCTGAATACCAGCGGACTCCAGAAAGTTGCAGATATTATACAG TTAGTGTTTGCAGCAGAACCTCCAGAGGGCGGCAAAAAACCACAGACAGCAGACACAATGAAGCAGTTTAAG GTTCACATTCATCCAGACACCAGCAGCTTCAAGAAAAAACAAACTGCCGATGTTTGGGCTTCATCCTCTACTAAAAAACAAG GGAATGTTCTGAGTTACTGGTGTTTCTCTCCGGGGTTCAGCATGCAGGAATTGCTCAGACAGGAAGTGCGCAGCGTCATTCTCACCAGCGGGACTCTCTCGCCGCTCTCATCATTCACCTgtgaaatgcaaat TCCTTTTCCCGTATCCCTGGAGAATCCTCACGTCATTCAGCGTGATCAGATCTTCGTCAGCATCATTGATAAAGGCCCAGACGGAGTGAAGTTGAGCACAGCGTTTGACAGGAG gtttgttcCTGAAAACATGTCTTCTATGGGAAACACTGTTG tcAATCTGTCAAGGGTGGTTCCTCATGGACTGCTGGTGTTTTTCCCCTCATATCCGGTCATGGACAAGACTATGGAGTTCTGGAGG GCTAATGGACATGCAGATCGCATTGAACACATGAAGCCCATATTTATAGAACCCAGGGGCAAAGGCACATTCACAGAG GTTATTGATGGTTACTATGATAAGGTGAACGACCCGAAATCCAGTGGAGGAAGCTTCTTCGCCGTGTGTAGAGGAAAG GCAAGCGAAGGGTTGGATTTTGCTGACACGTACGGTCGAGGGGTCGTGATCACTGGACTTCCTTTCCCCCCCAGAATGGATCCCAGAGTGGTGCTTAAGATGCAGTATTTGGACGAGATGTGCAGAAATAAAACCAGCGGAGTGAAG TATCTGTCTGGACAGGAGTGGTACAGACAGCAGGCGTCTCGAGCTGTCAATCAAGCTATAGGCAGAGTGATCCGCCACAGAGACGACTTCGGTGCCATCTTTCTCTGTGACCAAAG ATTCAAAAGCACAGAAGCCCGGAATCAGCTTCCTTCGTGGGTGAGACCGTACGTTCAAACATACGATAGCTTCGGTACCATGGTCCGCGATGTTGTTCAGTTCTTTCGCACTGTGCAGAAAAAC agaCCAGTGCCTATGAAAAAAGGAAGAGTGGAGGGGTGTAAGAGTCAGTGTCCAGGCTCCAGCCGTCCTGTTAGCAATGGCTGGCTCAGTGACCCCTCACAAAAGGCCAAAGCCATAGACGCGCACGTCCCCAGCTTAAAGAGGAGAAAATTGG ATGAGCATTCTGGACGTGATGGAACGGCCAAACTTTGCATTCAGTATGAGATGGAGATGACAAGTAAGAAGAAACCAGTCAGTTTGCTGGATGCCCTGGAGTACAGCAACAACAAAGGAGAGACAGAAGACAGTATGGTTGGAGAAGAAAGG GCGAGTCGCTTATCTACGCTCTCACTTCAGCATGACAAACGTCTAGATGATGAATCGAGGGGTGGGAAACGGAAAATTAAAGTAGTTCAAGAACGG ACAACAGTGGTTCCCAGTTCTGCTAAGACTGGTAAGGCCTTCATGATAGAGCTGAAAAGATGCTTAAGTCATGAGAACTTTAAGATCATCATGGTGGCGCTACAGGCGTACAAAGCAACAGACGACCTCAATGACCTTTTGACCAATGTGACTGAACCCCTCATACAAGACCctaacacacacagtctgtTAAGAG GTCTTTACCAGTTCATACGCCCGCACCATAAGAACGAATTTGATGAGCGTTGTTGCGGGTTAACGGGTGAAGGGTGTGGATATAAACCCGAACACTCGCTTTctagagaagagagagagactctcaGACAAAACACAG ttgaaACGTCACAGGTAAACCCAACCGGTGACCAGCTGAATTTGAGCCGACAGCTGAACCAAGGTGGTTCTCACATGGGAACCATACAACTGAATGGAGGGGGTGGTAAAATTGGAG TCAATGTGAGAAATGAAGAGCAGAAGCCCCAAACATCCATCAAAGATGGTCTGTCCTGCTCGTCTTTTCTGTCAGACATTAGACAGGCCATTGGTGCAGAGAAAACTCGACAGATGTTTTTAGCCCTGCAGGcgtacaaaacaacaaacaattatGAACAGTTGGTGTCAACCGTTGTGAGTTTattgacagagagagatgaagataTCACTCTACTAACAC GGTTAGCAGTGCTCATTCGACCGCAGCACAGGACACAGTTTGATGAGTTGTTAAAATCTTTGACTGGAAATGATTCTGCTACACCTCAGGATTCAGACAGGGGAGCATCTGTTCAACCAAGTCAAG CTTCCCAGTTATCTGCAGGAAAGACTCAAAGAAAGATATCATCCTTTTTCTCCTGA
- the txlng gene encoding gamma-taxilin: protein MATRSDARLALNAENTQVTEKMEAGVIGVCGIEARGLVEGSSSPLVVGTPSQNSVEDFVGRVSGEERGETPGREDINPEELDPCVEKTIEQKAGKEVLLLMQALHALATPEEKLAALCKKYADLLEESRSMQKQVKVLQKKQNQVLKEKIHLQSEHSKAVLARSKLESLCRELQRHNKTLKEENAQRFREYEERRKEATLHFQMTLNEIEAQMEQHNSYNSKLRQENMELAEKLKKLIEQYELREEHIDKVFKHKELQQQLVDAKLQRTVELMREVEEKQQREREFLLKDATESRHKCELMKEQEHQLKQQLTLYMDKFEEFQTTLAKSNEVFTTFRQEMEKMTKKIKKLEKETTLWRTKWETNNQTLLQMAEEKTVRDKNYKGLQGKLDRLEKLCRALQRERNDLNQKLKTVQGPTKDVEEEGTGPPDPQPEDHPNQPLNTEMEREVEGEMEALVPETEKLRLQSEVEGTTPSTQLIDD from the exons ATGGCGACGCGCTCAGACGCCAGGCTCGCTTTAAATGCTGAAAACACACAG GTGACTGAAAAAATGGAGGCTGGTGTCATCGGGGTCTGCGGCATAGAGGCCCGTGGACTTGTTGAAGGAAGCAGTTCCCCTCTCGTTGTAGGGACTCCTTCCCAGAATAGCGTGGAGGATTTTGTGGGGCGGGTGAGCGGTGAGGAGAGAGGGGAGACACCCGGAAGGGAGGATATCAACCCAGAAGAGCTGGATCCTTGTGTTGAGAAAACCATTGAACAAAAAGCTG GCAAAGAAGTTCTGTTGCTGATGCAGGCGCTTCATGCTTTGGCCACTCCAGAAGAGAAACTTGCAGCCCTTTGTAAGAAATATGCTGATCTG CTGGAGGAGAGCCGCAGCATGCAGAAACAGGTGAAGGTGTTGCAGAAGAAGCAGAACCAGGTGCTCAAAGAGAAGATTCACCTACAGAGCGAGCACAGCAAGGCCGTCCTGGCACGCAGCAAGCTGGAGAGTCTTTGCAGGGAACTTCAACGTCATAACAAGACCCTGAAG GAGGAGAACGCTCAGAGGTTTAGGGAGTACGAGGAGCGGCGCAAGGAGGCGACGCTGCACTTCCAGATGACACTCAACGAGATTGAGGCCCAGATGGAGCAGCATAACTCTTACAACAGCAAACTGCGTCAGGAGAACATGGAGCTGGCGGAGAAACTCAAGAAACTCATCGAGCAGTACGAGCTGCGGGAGGAG CATATCGACAAGGTGTTCAAACATAAGGAACTACAGCAGCAGCTGGTGGACGCTAAACTCCAACGGACGGTCGAGCTGATGCGAGAGGTGGAGGAGAAACAGCAGAGAGAACGAGAGTTT CTCCTAAAAGACGCGACCGAGTCCAGACATAAATGTGAGCTGATGAAAGAGCAGGAACACCAGCTGAAGCAGCAGCTCACTCTCTATATGGACAAGTTTGAGGAGTTTCAGACCACCCTCGCCAAGAGCAACGAGGTCTTCACCACATTCCGGCAAGAGATGGAGAAA ATGACAAAGAAGATCAAGAAGCTTGAGAAGGAGACCACTTTATGGAGGACCAAATGGGAGACCAACAACCAGACACTACTGCAGATGGCAGAAGAG AAAACGGTGCGAGATAAGAATTACAAAGGCCTCCAAGGCAAGCTAGACCGTCTGGAGAAGCTTTGCAGGGCCCTGCAGAGAGAACGCAATGACCTGAACCAGAAACTGAAGACCGTCCAGGGACCGACTAAAGATGTGGAGGAGGAAGGTACGGGCCCTCCCGACCCCCAGCCGGAGGACCACCCCAATCAACCCTTAAacacagagatggagagagaggtgGAAGGAGAAATGGAGGCTTTGGTGCCTGAAACAGAGAAACTCAGACTTCAGTCTGAGGTGGAGGGCACCACCCCATCAACACAACTCATTGACGACTGA